The following proteins come from a genomic window of Streptomyces sp. NBC_00539:
- a CDS encoding VOC family protein — protein MLGTDFRTGSPNWLDLGSPDVDAATAFYSGVFGWNFVSAGPETGGYGFFQQGGKTVAAIGPLTEQGAKSAWMVHFMTPDIQATASAVRDGGGTVRMEPMDVMGEGWLGQFTDPQGAQFASWQPGKTSGLGVASEENSLVWVELHAPDPVAAVSFYSGVFGWRSEEMQAPGMTYRVLSTKDGDQREASFGGVAPQGDGAGGGGVGPSWVPYFHVADVDATVSAVQGNGGSVLMPAADVPDVGRIAWVADPFGATFALLKPSPQM, from the coding sequence ATGCTCGGCACCGACTTCCGTACCGGCTCGCCCAACTGGCTCGACCTCGGCAGCCCCGACGTGGACGCCGCCACCGCCTTCTACAGCGGCGTCTTCGGATGGAACTTCGTCTCCGCCGGCCCCGAGACCGGCGGGTACGGCTTCTTCCAGCAGGGCGGCAAGACCGTCGCCGCGATCGGGCCGCTCACCGAGCAGGGTGCGAAGTCCGCCTGGATGGTGCACTTCATGACCCCGGACATCCAAGCCACCGCCTCGGCCGTCAGGGACGGCGGCGGCACCGTCCGGATGGAGCCGATGGACGTGATGGGCGAGGGGTGGCTCGGGCAGTTCACCGACCCGCAGGGCGCCCAGTTCGCCTCGTGGCAGCCGGGCAAGACCAGCGGCCTGGGGGTGGCCTCGGAGGAGAACTCGCTGGTCTGGGTGGAGCTGCACGCACCGGACCCGGTCGCGGCCGTCTCCTTCTACAGCGGGGTGTTCGGCTGGCGCAGCGAGGAGATGCAGGCGCCCGGGATGACGTACCGGGTGCTGAGCACCAAGGACGGCGACCAGCGGGAGGCGTCCTTCGGCGGGGTCGCGCCCCAGGGTGACGGGGCCGGGGGCGGCGGTGTCGGGCCGAGCTGGGTGCCGTACTTCCACGTCGCGGACGTGGACGCCACGGTGAGCGCCGTGCAGGGCAACGGCGGCTCGGTGCTGATGCCGGCGGCGGACGTGCCGGACGTCGGCCGGATCGCGTGGGTCGCGGACCCGTTCGGGGCGACGTTCGCGCTGCTGAAGCCGAGCCCGCAGATGTAG
- a CDS encoding flavin reductase family protein: protein MAATVVRYLRSVGSPTSAAPEPDPLFDAALPRPDLRAVREDERAPVAPAEFRAVLGNFASGVTVITAPAVEGADGPAGFACQSFASLSLDPPLVTFMVARTSTTWPRIARAGVFCVNILGAEQGSLCRSFAVSGADKFAGVVHRPSPATGSPQLDAVPAWIDCRIHAVHTGGDHLIVVGRVEALGAAGEGDPLLFHQGRFGRFTP from the coding sequence ATGGCGGCCACCGTCGTCCGATACCTCAGGTCAGTCGGCTCCCCCACCTCCGCCGCGCCGGAGCCGGATCCGCTGTTCGACGCCGCCCTGCCGCGTCCCGACCTGCGGGCCGTCCGGGAGGACGAGCGGGCGCCGGTCGCCCCCGCCGAGTTCCGGGCCGTCCTCGGGAACTTCGCCAGCGGGGTCACCGTCATCACCGCCCCGGCCGTCGAGGGCGCGGACGGGCCGGCCGGCTTCGCGTGCCAGTCCTTCGCCTCGCTGTCCCTGGACCCGCCGCTGGTCACCTTCATGGTGGCCCGTACGTCGACCACCTGGCCCCGGATCGCCCGCGCGGGGGTGTTCTGCGTCAACATCCTGGGCGCCGAACAGGGGTCGCTGTGCCGGTCGTTCGCTGTCAGCGGCGCGGACAAGTTCGCCGGCGTCGTCCACCGCCCGTCCCCCGCGACGGGGTCGCCGCAGCTGGACGCCGTGCCCGCCTGGATCGACTGCCGGATCCACGCCGTCCACACGGGCGGGGACCACCTCATCGTGGTCGGCCGCGTCGAGGCCCTGGGCGCGGCCGGCGAAGGCGACCCGCTCCTCTTCCACCAGGGCAGGTTCGGCCGCTTCACACCGTGA
- a CDS encoding Zn-dependent alcohol dehydrogenase, with the protein MRGVVFDGKQAQVVDDLEIRGPGPGEVLVAVSAAGLCHSDLSVIDGTIPFPAPVVLGHEGAGVVEAVGAGVTHVEAGDHVSLSTLANCGACADCDRGRPTMCRKAIGMPGQPFSRGGTPLFQFASNSAFAERTIVKAVQAVKIPKDIPATSAALIGCGVLTGVGAVLNRARVDHGESVVVIGAGGIGLNVLQGARIAGAATIVAVDANPAKEAVARQFGATHFIDASAAADTSAAIREILPTGADHAFECVGHVRLIRQAIDLLDRHGQAVLLGVPGSKEEASFQVSSLYLDKTIMGCRYGSSRPQRDTALYAELYRQGKLLLDELVTEVYPVEDFAKAVDDARHGRVARGVLTF; encoded by the coding sequence ATGCGAGGCGTCGTGTTCGACGGCAAGCAGGCCCAGGTGGTCGACGATCTGGAGATCCGCGGCCCGGGGCCGGGGGAGGTGCTGGTCGCGGTATCGGCGGCCGGGCTGTGCCACAGCGACCTCTCGGTGATCGACGGGACCATCCCCTTCCCGGCGCCGGTGGTGCTGGGGCACGAGGGGGCGGGGGTGGTCGAGGCCGTGGGCGCCGGGGTCACCCACGTGGAGGCCGGGGACCACGTCTCGCTGTCCACCCTCGCCAACTGCGGGGCGTGCGCGGACTGCGACCGGGGCCGGCCCACCATGTGCCGCAAGGCCATCGGAATGCCGGGACAGCCCTTCTCGCGCGGCGGGACGCCCCTGTTCCAGTTCGCCTCCAACTCGGCGTTCGCGGAGCGGACGATCGTCAAGGCCGTGCAGGCCGTGAAGATCCCGAAGGACATCCCGGCCACCTCGGCCGCGCTGATCGGGTGCGGGGTCCTGACCGGGGTGGGGGCGGTACTGAACCGGGCGCGGGTGGACCACGGCGAGTCGGTGGTCGTGATCGGCGCCGGCGGCATCGGGCTGAACGTGCTCCAGGGCGCCCGGATCGCGGGGGCCGCCACCATCGTCGCGGTGGACGCCAACCCGGCGAAGGAGGCGGTGGCCCGGCAGTTCGGGGCCACCCACTTCATCGACGCCTCCGCCGCCGCGGACACCTCGGCGGCGATCCGCGAGATCCTGCCGACCGGCGCCGACCACGCCTTCGAGTGCGTGGGTCACGTACGGCTGATCCGGCAGGCGATCGACCTCCTCGACCGGCACGGGCAGGCGGTCCTGCTGGGCGTGCCGGGCTCCAAGGAGGAGGCCTCCTTCCAGGTGTCGTCCCTGTACCTGGACAAGACGATCATGGGGTGCCGGTACGGGTCCTCCCGGCCGCAGCGCGACACGGCCCTGTACGCCGAGCTGTACCGGCAGGGGAAGCTGCTGCTGGACGAGCTGGTGACGGAGGTCTACCCGGTGGAGGACTTCGCGAAGGCGGTGGACGACGCGCGGCACGGGCGCGTGGCGCGCGGGGTGCTGACCTTTTGA
- a CDS encoding acyl-CoA dehydrogenase family protein — protein sequence MDFGFGPEDEELRGRARSWLREHLVGPYAHARGLGGPGSEHEEVGARRAWERELGRGGWIGQGWEVPDGAYGQRRLSLTGQVVWAEEYAALRAPGRVGHIGENLLAPTLIAHGSRRQQDRYLPGIARGEELWCQGYSEPGAGSDLAGIRTAAVRDPADGRHRITGQKIWTSLARDADWCFVLARTEPGSRRHRGLTFLLVPMDQPGRIEVRPIRQLTGTSEFNEVFFDGAVAAETVGAEGDGWTVAMGLLALERGVSTLVQQIGFAAELERVLAAHAASGAADPVLHERLVRQWAELRTMRWNALRTLGGSGDQGAPSVAKLLWGGWHRRLGELAVAVRGAAATVGPADWGGESPYENGLDEEQRLFLFSRADTIYGGSDEIQRNIIAERVLGLPRETR from the coding sequence ATGGACTTCGGCTTCGGGCCCGAGGACGAGGAACTGCGCGGCCGCGCCCGGTCGTGGCTGCGGGAGCACCTCGTGGGCCCGTACGCGCACGCCCGCGGGCTCGGCGGCCCCGGCAGCGAACACGAGGAGGTCGGGGCCCGCCGCGCCTGGGAGCGGGAGCTGGGCCGCGGCGGCTGGATCGGCCAGGGCTGGGAGGTCCCCGACGGTGCCTACGGGCAGCGCCGGCTCTCCCTGACCGGGCAGGTGGTGTGGGCGGAGGAGTACGCCGCGCTGCGCGCCCCCGGGCGGGTCGGCCACATCGGCGAGAACCTCCTCGCGCCCACCCTGATCGCCCACGGGTCCCGGCGGCAGCAGGACCGCTACCTGCCGGGCATCGCCCGCGGCGAGGAACTGTGGTGCCAGGGGTACAGCGAGCCGGGCGCCGGATCCGACCTCGCCGGGATCCGTACGGCGGCCGTCCGCGACCCGGCCGACGGGCGCCACCGCATCACCGGGCAGAAGATCTGGACCTCCCTCGCCCGGGACGCCGACTGGTGCTTCGTCCTGGCCCGCACCGAACCCGGCTCCCGCCGCCACCGGGGGCTGACCTTCCTGCTGGTGCCGATGGACCAGCCCGGCCGCATCGAGGTCCGGCCCATCCGCCAGCTCACCGGCACCAGCGAGTTCAACGAGGTGTTCTTCGACGGGGCGGTGGCCGCCGAGACCGTCGGCGCCGAGGGCGACGGCTGGACCGTGGCCATGGGCCTGCTCGCCCTGGAACGCGGCGTCTCCACCCTCGTCCAGCAGATCGGCTTCGCCGCCGAACTGGAACGGGTCCTGGCCGCCCACGCCGCCTCCGGAGCAGCCGACCCCGTACTGCACGAGCGGCTGGTACGGCAGTGGGCCGAGCTGCGCACCATGCGCTGGAACGCCCTGCGCACCCTGGGCGGCAGCGGCGACCAGGGCGCGCCGAGCGTCGCGAAGCTGCTGTGGGGCGGCTGGCACCGGCGGCTCGGCGAGCTGGCGGTGGCGGTGCGGGGCGCGGCGGCCACCGTCGGACCGGCGGACTGGGGCGGGGAGAGCCCGTACGAGAACGGGCTCGACGAGGAGCAGCGCCTGTTCCTGTTCAGCCGGGCCGACACCATCTACGGCGGTTCGGACGAGATCCAGCGGAACATCATCGCCGAGCGCGTGCTCGGCCTGCCCAGAGAGACGCGGTGA
- a CDS encoding SDR family oxidoreductase — protein sequence MGNFLAGKVIAVTGAGRGIGRAVALAAAAEGAKVVVNDYGVGIEGGEPTSEIAESVVKEILTAGGEAVAVADDISTMEGGQRIVDTALARYGRVDGVVCVAGILRERMLFNMSEQEWDPVVATHLKGTFTVFRAASAVMRKQGSGTLIGFTSGNHQGSVAQANYSAAKGGIISLVRSAALGLAKYGVTANAVAPVARTRMSAGVPMELKEIGEPEDVAALVTYLLSDRAKTEGITGQVYTIAGPKIAVWAQPRELRAAYAEGSWTPEKIADFLPGTVGTDPMPMLAQLEAMAKAAAAKDRPNA from the coding sequence GTGGGGAACTTCCTGGCAGGCAAGGTCATCGCCGTCACCGGGGCGGGCCGGGGCATCGGGCGGGCCGTGGCACTCGCCGCGGCCGCCGAAGGGGCCAAGGTCGTCGTCAACGACTACGGCGTGGGCATCGAGGGCGGCGAGCCCACCAGCGAGATCGCCGAATCCGTGGTCAAGGAGATCCTCACCGCGGGCGGCGAGGCCGTCGCCGTCGCCGACGACATCTCCACCATGGAGGGCGGACAGCGCATCGTCGACACCGCCCTCGCCCGCTACGGGCGCGTCGACGGAGTCGTCTGCGTCGCCGGCATCCTGCGCGAGCGGATGCTGTTCAACATGTCCGAGCAGGAGTGGGACCCCGTGGTCGCCACCCACCTCAAAGGAACCTTCACCGTCTTCCGGGCCGCCTCCGCCGTCATGCGCAAGCAGGGATCCGGCACGCTCATAGGCTTCACCAGCGGCAACCACCAGGGCTCGGTCGCCCAGGCCAACTACAGCGCGGCCAAGGGCGGGATCATCTCCCTCGTCCGCTCGGCGGCCCTGGGCCTGGCCAAGTACGGGGTCACCGCCAACGCCGTCGCACCTGTGGCCCGGACCCGGATGTCCGCGGGCGTACCCATGGAGCTCAAGGAGATCGGCGAGCCCGAGGACGTCGCGGCGCTCGTCACCTACCTGCTCAGCGACCGGGCGAAGACCGAGGGGATCACCGGGCAGGTGTACACCATCGCCGGACCGAAGATCGCCGTGTGGGCGCAGCCGCGCGAACTGCGCGCCGCGTACGCCGAAGGCTCCTGGACGCCCGAGAAGATCGCCGACTTCCTGCCCGGGACGGTGGGCACCGACCCGATGCCGATGCTCGCGCAGCTGGAGGCCATGGCCAAGGCGGCGGCCGCCAAGGACCGCCCCAACGCGTGA
- a CDS encoding cyclase family protein produces MTLPAEFHDIARRVNNWGRWGAEDERGTLNLVTDAVVRAAAAEVRTGRRIPLALPLKEDGVQAGLIPGRINPLHTMVQINQELFGPGTVACNDDAVTMGLQAGTHWDALTHVSHSGRIYNGRPASTVTAHSRAEFGGIDKAGPVVSRGVLLDVARAKGLDRLPGGHAVTPEDLAQAEEFGRVTVRAGDVVLVRTGQIQVYLAGDKHGYGFPSPGLSVRTPEWFHARDVAAVANDTLTFEIFPPEIENLWLPVHALDLVEMGMLQGQNWNLEKLSTACAEEGRYAFWLSAMPEPFVGGTGTPVAPVAVL; encoded by the coding sequence ATGACCTTGCCGGCCGAGTTCCACGACATCGCCAGGCGCGTCAACAACTGGGGCCGGTGGGGCGCCGAGGACGAGAGGGGCACCTTGAACCTGGTCACCGACGCGGTGGTGCGCGCCGCGGCCGCCGAGGTCCGCACGGGCCGGCGGATCCCGCTGGCCCTGCCCCTCAAGGAGGACGGGGTGCAGGCCGGCCTGATCCCCGGCCGGATCAACCCCCTGCACACCATGGTGCAGATCAACCAGGAGCTCTTCGGCCCCGGCACGGTGGCCTGCAACGACGACGCCGTGACGATGGGGCTCCAGGCCGGCACGCACTGGGACGCCCTCACCCACGTCTCGCACTCGGGACGGATCTACAACGGCCGTCCGGCCTCCACGGTCACCGCCCACTCCCGCGCCGAGTTCGGCGGCATCGACAAGGCCGGTCCCGTCGTCTCCCGGGGCGTCCTGCTCGACGTGGCCCGCGCCAAGGGCCTGGACCGGCTGCCGGGCGGCCACGCGGTGACCCCCGAGGACCTCGCGCAGGCGGAGGAGTTCGGCCGGGTCACGGTCCGGGCCGGTGACGTCGTCCTGGTCCGGACGGGCCAGATCCAGGTGTACCTCGCGGGCGACAAGCACGGCTACGGGTTCCCCTCGCCGGGCCTGTCGGTCCGCACCCCCGAGTGGTTCCACGCACGGGACGTGGCGGCGGTCGCCAACGACACCCTGACCTTCGAGATCTTCCCGCCGGAGATCGAGAACCTGTGGCTGCCGGTGCACGCGCTCGACCTGGTCGAGATGGGCATGCTCCAGGGCCAGAACTGGAATCTCGAAAAGTTGTCCACAGCCTGTGCAGAAGAGGGCCGCTACGCGTTCTGGCTCTCCGCGATGCCCGAACCGTTCGTCGGCGGCACCGGCACCCCGGTGGCACCGGTCGCCGTCCTGTGA
- a CDS encoding ATP-binding protein, whose translation MQVLQVQLEVGADPAEVGRARRWARSRLAGSGIGEDEPLAETLILLISELVTNAVVHTGCPAVLRMLFGGPGVRVEVADASDRAPARRQAAGTDTGGRGLELVDGLADRWGWQPEGAGKRIWCEVDRARKAGAECAEGAPERSAEFFAPIREPRVYL comes from the coding sequence GTGCAGGTGCTTCAGGTTCAGCTTGAGGTAGGAGCGGACCCCGCCGAGGTCGGCCGGGCGCGCCGGTGGGCGCGGTCCCGTCTGGCGGGTTCCGGCATAGGGGAAGACGAGCCGCTCGCCGAGACGCTGATTCTGCTGATCTCGGAGCTGGTCACCAACGCGGTCGTGCACACCGGCTGTCCCGCCGTGCTGCGGATGCTGTTCGGGGGGCCCGGGGTGCGGGTCGAGGTCGCGGACGCCAGCGACCGGGCGCCCGCCCGGAGGCAGGCCGCCGGGACCGACACGGGCGGGCGCGGCCTCGAGCTGGTGGACGGGCTCGCGGACCGCTGGGGCTGGCAGCCCGAGGGCGCCGGGAAGCGGATCTGGTGCGAGGTCGACCGGGCGCGGAAGGCGGGCGCCGAGTGCGCCGAGGGCGCCCCGGAAAGGTCTGCCGAATTCTTTGCCCCGATCCGGGAACCCCGCGTGTACCTCTAA
- a CDS encoding acyl-CoA dehydrogenase family protein encodes MDFQPTGEQRALRAGVRDLLAGRYGREALRASVEAGVAVDRRLWRELGEAGFFALRLPESDGGVGLGLPEAALVFEEAGRALLPGPLVATHLAAGVVPGAASGTTVVTAFDLGGPLVAHLGEADAVLGASAPPEGEPVRSVDPLTPLHRVAGRHPDPGPDPAPYRDEGALLTAALQVGSALRTVELAVDHARRREQFGQPIGAFQAVKHLCAGMLVRAEVARTAVYAAAVTGDVAEIAAAKLLADEAAVRGARDCLQVYGGMGFTWEADVHLHLKRAWVRAEQWRTAAQAEEVLAADLLGAVG; translated from the coding sequence GTGGACTTCCAGCCGACCGGGGAACAGCGCGCCCTGCGGGCGGGCGTGCGGGACCTGCTGGCGGGCCGGTACGGGCGCGAGGCGCTGCGGGCGTCGGTGGAGGCGGGCGTCGCGGTGGACCGGCGGCTGTGGCGGGAGCTCGGCGAGGCCGGGTTCTTCGCGCTGCGCCTGCCGGAGTCCGACGGCGGGGTCGGGCTCGGGCTCCCGGAGGCCGCCCTGGTCTTCGAGGAGGCGGGGCGGGCCCTGCTGCCGGGGCCGCTGGTGGCCACGCACCTGGCGGCCGGGGTGGTCCCGGGCGCCGCGTCCGGGACGACGGTGGTGACGGCGTTCGACCTGGGCGGGCCGCTGGTGGCCCACCTGGGGGAGGCGGACGCGGTCCTCGGGGCGTCCGCGCCGCCCGAAGGCGAGCCGGTGCGCTCGGTGGACCCGCTGACACCGCTGCACCGGGTGGCGGGCCGCCACCCGGATCCGGGCCCCGACCCGGCTCCCTACCGCGACGAGGGTGCGCTGCTGACGGCCGCGCTCCAGGTCGGCAGCGCCCTGCGGACCGTGGAGCTGGCGGTGGACCACGCGCGCCGGCGTGAGCAGTTCGGGCAGCCGATCGGGGCGTTCCAGGCGGTCAAACACCTGTGCGCGGGCATGCTGGTGCGGGCGGAGGTGGCCCGTACCGCGGTGTACGCGGCGGCCGTGACGGGCGACGTCGCCGAGATCGCGGCGGCGAAGCTGCTGGCCGACGAGGCGGCCGTGCGGGGGGCCCGCGACTGCCTCCAGGTGTACGGCGGGATGGGCTTCACCTGGGAGGCGGACGTGCACCTGCACCTCAAGCGGGCCTGGGTCCGCGCGGAGCAGTGGCGCACGGCTGCGCAGGCGGAGGAGGTGCTGGCGGCGGACCTGCTGGGCGCCGTCGGCTGA
- a CDS encoding acyl-CoA dehydrogenase — translation MDLTYTDEEQEFRARLREWLAKELPALPPRPSPDDWPARRAYDAGWQRRLFEAGYAGLHWPLDAGGRGATPTQHLIFLEETERAGAPYVGANFVGLLHAGPTIAAEGTAAQRARWLPPVLRGDEMWCQGFSEPDAGSDLASLRTRAVRDGDDYVVTGAKIWTSHAEVADWCELLVRTDPGAPKHRGITWLAMPMDAPGITVRPLRTLAGSAEFAEVFLDEVRVPAANRVGAENDGWRVTMVTLSFERGTAFVGEVVACRRTLALLARTAKENGRWDDPVLRRTLGRLHGELGALWRLTQWNVSESERSGGVPGTGGSVFKLAYSHARQELYDAAAQVLGAGSLALDEEWVLDRLSSLSYTIAAGTSQIQRNIVAERVLGLPKGR, via the coding sequence GTGGACCTCACCTACACCGACGAGGAGCAGGAGTTCCGCGCCCGGCTGCGGGAGTGGCTCGCCAAGGAGCTGCCCGCACTGCCCCCGAGGCCCTCCCCCGACGACTGGCCGGCCCGCCGCGCCTACGACGCCGGCTGGCAGCGCCGGCTGTTCGAAGCCGGGTACGCGGGCCTGCACTGGCCCCTCGACGCGGGCGGGCGCGGCGCGACCCCCACCCAGCACCTGATCTTCCTGGAGGAGACCGAGCGGGCGGGGGCCCCGTACGTCGGCGCGAACTTCGTCGGGCTCCTGCACGCCGGGCCCACCATCGCCGCCGAGGGCACCGCCGCGCAGCGGGCGCGCTGGCTGCCGCCGGTGCTGCGCGGTGACGAGATGTGGTGCCAGGGGTTCAGCGAGCCGGACGCCGGCTCCGACCTGGCGTCGCTGCGGACCCGCGCGGTCCGCGACGGCGACGACTACGTGGTCACGGGCGCGAAGATCTGGACCTCCCACGCGGAGGTCGCCGACTGGTGCGAGCTGCTGGTGCGGACCGACCCCGGCGCGCCGAAGCACCGTGGGATCACCTGGCTGGCCATGCCGATGGACGCTCCCGGGATCACCGTACGGCCGCTGCGCACGCTCGCCGGGTCGGCCGAGTTCGCGGAGGTGTTCCTGGACGAGGTGCGGGTGCCGGCGGCGAACCGGGTGGGGGCGGAGAACGACGGCTGGCGGGTCACGATGGTGACGCTGTCCTTCGAGCGGGGCACCGCCTTCGTGGGGGAGGTGGTGGCCTGCCGCCGTACGCTCGCCCTGCTGGCCCGGACCGCGAAGGAAAACGGGCGCTGGGACGATCCCGTCCTACGCCGCACCCTCGGACGGCTCCACGGGGAACTCGGCGCCCTCTGGAGGCTGACGCAGTGGAACGTCAGCGAATCGGAGCGCTCGGGCGGCGTCCCCGGCACAGGTGGCAGCGTCTTCAAGCTGGCGTACTCCCACGCGCGGCAGGAGCTGTACGACGCCGCGGCCCAGGTGCTCGGCGCCGGCTCGCTCGCGCTGGACGAGGAGTGGGTCCTGGACCGGCTCTCGTCCCTGTCGTACACCATCGCCGCGGGCACCTCCCAGATCCAGCGGAACATCGTCGCCGAGCGCGTCCTCGGCCTGCCGAAGGGGCGGTGA
- a CDS encoding amidohydrolase family protein, whose protein sequence is MDTELPRIISVDDHVIEPAHLFDVWLPAKYRDRGPKALTAGIGELVYTGGKYVISMDPDGPPTDWWIYEDLKFPYKRNIAAVGFDRDDMTLEGITREEMRPGCWDPKARLADMDLNHVEASLCFPTFPRFCGQTFAEAHDKEVALACVRAYNDWMVQEWCGDSGGRLIPLCIIPLWDIDLAVAEVRRNAARGVRAVTFSEIPTYLGLPSIHSGYWDPFFAVCQDTGTVVNMHIGSSSQMPAASPDAPPAVQASLSFNNAMASMMDFLFSGVLVRFPALKLAYSEGQMGWIPYALERADDVWREHRAWGGVRDLIPEPPSTYYYRQMFCCFFRDKHGIASLDVVGRDNATFETDYPHVDSTFPHTKDVALDHVKGLDDETVYKLMRGNAIRMLGLDLDR, encoded by the coding sequence ATGGACACGGAACTGCCTCGGATCATCAGCGTCGACGACCACGTGATCGAACCCGCGCACCTCTTCGACGTGTGGCTGCCGGCCAAATACCGCGACCGCGGACCCAAGGCACTGACCGCCGGGATCGGCGAGCTGGTCTACACCGGCGGCAAGTACGTGATCTCCATGGACCCCGACGGACCCCCGACCGACTGGTGGATCTACGAGGACCTCAAGTTCCCGTACAAGCGCAACATCGCCGCCGTCGGCTTCGACCGCGACGACATGACCCTGGAGGGGATCACGAGGGAGGAGATGCGGCCGGGTTGCTGGGATCCGAAGGCGCGCCTCGCCGACATGGACCTCAACCACGTCGAGGCCTCCCTGTGCTTCCCCACCTTCCCCCGCTTCTGCGGCCAGACCTTCGCCGAGGCGCACGACAAGGAGGTGGCCCTCGCCTGCGTGCGCGCCTACAACGACTGGATGGTGCAGGAGTGGTGCGGCGACAGCGGCGGCCGGCTGATCCCGCTCTGCATCATCCCCCTGTGGGACATCGACCTCGCGGTGGCGGAGGTCCGGCGCAACGCCGCGCGGGGCGTGCGCGCCGTGACCTTCTCCGAGATCCCGACCTACCTCGGGCTGCCTTCGATCCACTCCGGGTACTGGGACCCCTTCTTCGCCGTCTGCCAGGACACCGGCACCGTCGTCAACATGCACATCGGGTCCTCCTCGCAGATGCCCGCCGCCTCCCCCGACGCACCGCCCGCCGTCCAGGCCTCCCTCAGCTTCAACAACGCGATGGCCTCGATGATGGACTTCCTGTTCAGCGGGGTGCTGGTGAGGTTCCCGGCGCTCAAGCTCGCCTACAGCGAAGGCCAGATGGGCTGGATCCCGTACGCCCTGGAACGCGCCGACGACGTGTGGCGCGAACACCGCGCCTGGGGCGGCGTCCGCGACCTGATCCCCGAGCCGCCGTCCACGTACTACTACCGGCAGATGTTCTGCTGCTTCTTCCGCGACAAGCACGGCATCGCCTCGCTCGACGTCGTCGGACGCGACAACGCGACCTTCGAGACCGACTACCCGCACGTGGACTCGACCTTCCCGCACACCAAGGACGTCGCCCTCGACCACGTGAAGGGGCTCGACGACGAGACCGTCTACAAGCTGATGCGCGGCAACGCCATCCGCATGCTGGGCCTGGACCTGGACCGGTAG